A DNA window from Buttiauxella agrestis contains the following coding sequences:
- the asnC gene encoding transcriptional regulator AsnC → MDNYQIDNLDRGILDALMANARTAYAELAKQFGVSPGTIHVRVEKMKQAGIITGARIDISPKQLGYDVCCFIGIILKSAKDYPSALAKLESLEEVTEAYYTTGHYSIFIKVMCRSIDALQQVLINKIQTIDEIQSTETLISLQNPIMRTIKP, encoded by the coding sequence ATGGATAATTATCAGATCGACAATCTCGATCGCGGCATCCTTGACGCTTTAATGGCAAATGCACGTACGGCTTATGCCGAACTGGCAAAACAATTTGGCGTGAGTCCTGGCACAATTCATGTGCGCGTAGAGAAGATGAAGCAGGCGGGAATCATTACCGGTGCACGCATCGATATCAGCCCTAAACAGTTGGGCTATGATGTTTGCTGCTTTATCGGCATCATTTTGAAGAGCGCTAAAGACTATCCGTCTGCGCTGGCAAAACTCGAAAGTCTGGAAGAAGTCACCGAGGCGTATTACACCACCGGCCACTACAGCATCTTTATTAAGGTGATGTGTCGATCTATCGATGCGCTGCAGCAGGTACTTATCAACAAGATCCAAACAATTGATGAAATTCAGTCCACAGAAACGTTGATCTCCCTTCAGAACCCGATCATGCGCACCATCAAGCCTTAG